The Pseudomonas sp. SCA2728.1_7 DNA segment ACTGCAGAGTTAAAGTGGTTGGAGAAGTCAGCGGCAGCTGGATATGCACCTTCACAGTGGTTACTCGCCAATCGTTATGCCGAGGGCGAAGGCACATTTTTACTTCCTTGGAAGAGGAAGAATGCTGAGGAGGAGTTGCTAAAATCCGCCTCAGAAAGTGGCTATCCCCCAGCGATGATTGAATATATATCGATCCTTTTCCAACGAAACGATTTAGAAAGTGTTCGATATTGGTGGGAAGTGGCGGCAAAAACCGGCTACCAAACCGCCGTTGCAAGTTATGGTGCGTATCTATCCCATACTCCCGACAAGGTTGGCTATACCATAGATCTAGTTAAAGGCTACGCACTCGTATCCTTGCTTAAAGAACTGGATGGCGGTGGAAACATTCAAGCTTATGTCGATGGCAAGTTACCTCAAATAGCAGAGAAAATGACGCCAGCTCAAATTGAGGAAGCAAAAAAATATGCGATTGAATGGAAGGCTACTCACCCGCCTCTTTCTTTCTTCCCTGAAAAAATAGGCTTTTAATCTTGCATCAGCCTCTACAATTAAAAACAAGCATAATTGCAAGACCAAGTTACTTTGAACCACTCAAAATCTTGACTCTAAGCTTGGCATTTGCATGCATGCTGTTTAGCAAGCATGCAAACTCCGAGCTATCCACCCAACAACAAAAATCAAAAAGCGAGGGGATAAAACTCTACAATCAATACAAAGCCACTTCTGCGATTGAGTTTTTGAAGATCGCAGCTGATGGTGGCGATGATGAGGCACTCTACTACCTAGGTGAATCAATAAGAAAAAACAACAGATACTTGACTCAGGAAGCACAAAAAGCTTACGAGGAGTCAGCAAAAAAAGGCAATATTTATTCTATGATCCGGCTCGGAGGAGCGGACCAAGACTTGTGCGTAACCATGAAGAATTGTTCCCCCTCTGAGCAATCGCCTGAAGGCTGGATGAATGAAGCTAAGAAGCTTGCAACTGATCAGGCATCTCATGGAAATGCTGAGTCTATGTACTTGTTATGGGAAATAACAGGGAACGATGAATGGTTAGAAAAATCTGCAGGAAAAGGTTTCGCATTGGCGCAATTTCGTTTAGCGACTAAATATCAAGAAGGTGGCGGAGTATTCCTACTGCCCTCCAGAAGATCAGATGAAATCGAAAAGTGGATGAAAGCGTCTGCAGAGAATGGCTATCCTCCAGCTATGATGGGATTTGCCGCTGCCAGGCTTGAAAAAGCCGACTTTTCATCGTTTAGAACTTGGAATGAAAAAGCTGCAGATTCAGGCTACGTATCAGCGGTTTTTGGTTATGCTTCTTATATAGGCGAAGTTGAACCAAAATACGGATTCACCTCAGACCCAGTGACGTCATATGCGCTACTATCAAATCTACTAGAGCTTGATGGTGGTGGAAACGTAACAAACAATGTTAACGATGTTTTGCCAGAAGTGGAAAAAAACCTTTCAAAAGAGCAGATAGGGAAAGCAAAAGAACTCGCAAAACGTGGAAGGCCAACCACCCGCCTCTCTCGTTCTTCCCTGACAAGCTAGGATATTAACGCCAGTGAGGCTATTCAGGTATTTCTTTGTCGCAACATTTTTAATAAGTACCACGCCTGCTTTTGCGTCAAAATCAGAGCGCGAAGTTTCTGCAGGCATTGCGTTATATAATCAGTTAAAATTTGACGCAGCCTTTCCCTCATTAGAAAAAGAAGCGCAATCTGGAAATGTGGAGTCGCAATACTACTTAGGCGAAGCGCTAAGAAAGCGTAACCGATATATGACGCCTGAAGCACAGCAATGGTATGAAACAGCGGCGATGAATGGCTCGATTTACGCTATGATTCAGTTGGGCAGAGCAAAAAACGATCTTTGCGCAATAATGGAAAACTGCCCACCGTCTAAAAAAACTCAAGCCGAGTGGTTCGTGGAAGCCAAGAAGGTCACTTTGCCGAAGGCAAATGACGGCGATCCAGAATCTCTGTATTTAATGTATGAAATCACCTTGGATCATAAGTGGTTAGAGAAATCTGCAAATGCAGGATATCCACTCGCTCAATATTGGATGGCCGTCGGAGATCGACAAGGTGAGGGATTTTTTCTTATACCTGGAAAACGTGATGAGGCCATCCGCAAATGGCTGAAAGCTGCCTCTGAAGGCGGCAATCCAAAAGCAATGATGGAATACATTGAGATCCTGTATAAGAAAGGCGATCTTGATGGGGTGCGCCATTGGCTTCAGGCAGCAGCTGAAACGGGCGATCAAAAAGCAATTAGCAGCTATGGCTCTTACATTGCCCATGCACCCGACCAAGTTGGTTATCCCCTCGATCTTGTTAAAGGTTATGCACTGATTAGCCTTCTGAAAGAGCTGGATGGTGGAGGCGCTATTCAAGATTTCGTTCAAGATACTCTCGAAGAAATTGGCAGCAAAATGACACCTAAACAGATAGAAAGTTCTAAAGCTGTCGCTGAGCAATGGAAAACCACTCACCCACCGCTCTCCTTCTTCCCCGAAAAGCTAGGCAGATAATTAGAATGACAAGATTCTTGACTTGGCCTTTATTAATTGCTCTTTTTTCTTGGGCGGAACCAAGTCTGGCGGCAGACAGCGCCCCTGAAAAAGTTTCAGGATTAGTTCTATACAACCAACTCAATATTAACGCAGCGACTCAACAACTCCAAATTGAAAGCAACGACGGAAACTCGGACTCTCAATACTATTTGGCGGAAATCATTCGTAAAAAAAGCCGTTACATGGCCCCCGAAGCGCAACATTGGTATGAAAAGGCGGCAGAAAAAGACAATATCTATGCAATGATTCAACTGGGCCGACACAAAAATGACTTTTGTCAGAAGATTGGCAACTGCCCTCCATTCAAGAAAACCCAAGCGGAATGGTTTGCACAAGCTAAAGGATTAGTTCTACCAAAGGCGCAGGAAGGCGATCCCGAATCCTTGTATCTAATGTATGAAATCACTCTTAATCGTGAGTGGTTAGAGAAATCTGCAAACGCGGGATACTCGCTCGCGCAGTACTGGATGGCGGTCAGCGAGCGTCAGGGCGAAGGTTTCTTCTTGATTCCAGGAAAACGTGATGCATCTGTAAAAAATGGCTTTTGCTTTCGTCGGAAGGCGGATATCCAAAAGCAATGATGGATTACCTAGAAATTTTACATAGAGAAGGCGACACAGCGAGTATTCGCCAGTGGCTTGAGTTAGCAGCCCGCAGTGGTTACCAAGTGGCAGTAAGCAGCTATGGTGCCTATATTTCCCACACTCCAGACAAACTGGATTACCCCCTAGATCTAGTTAAAGGTTATGCGCTTTTTACATTGCTTAAAGATCTAGGTGATGCTGGCGGAATCGGAAGATATGTTGAGCGAAAAGGTGAAGAAATTCGCGAGAAAATGACACCAGCACAGATTGAAGATTCAGAAAGAATAGCTAAAGAGTGGAAAACCACTCACCCGCCACTCTCATTTTTTCCGGACAAGCTAGGATATTAACGCCAGTGAGGCCATTTAGATATTTTATTATCGCGACATTTTTAACAAGTGCCACACTTACTTTTGCGTCGCAGCCAGCGCACGAAGTATCTGCAGGCATTATTTTATATAATCAGCTAAAGCTTGATGCAGCCTTTCCTGTATTAGAAAAAGAAGCGCAAGCTGGAAACGTGGAATCGCAATACTACCTAGGCGAAGCGCTAAGAAAGCGAAACCGATACATGACGCCCGAAGCACAGCACTGGTATGAAACGGCTGCGATGAATGGTTCCATATACGCGATGATTCAGCTAGGCCGTAAAAATTCGGATTTGTGCAAGATAATGGATAACTGCCCTGCCAGTTCCAAAAGTCCTGCTCAGTGGTTTGCGTATGCCAAAGAACTAGCGTTGGCAAAAGCGAACAGCGGTGACGCTGAGTCTCTATTCTTGATGTATGAAATAACTTTGAATGACGAATGGCTTGAAAAGTCAGCAAACGCTGGTTACCCACTTGCGCAGTATTGGATGGCGGTGAGTAAGCGGCAGGGGAAGGGATTCTTTTTTATCCCTGGGAAACGCGACGAATCGGTCCGAAATTGGTTAAGGCTTTCGTCAGAGGGTGGATACCCTAAAGCGATGAATAACTATCTGGAAATTCTTTACAGGGACGGCGACATGCAGGCTGTCCATCATTGGCTAAAAATTGCAGCTGAAACTGGCGAGCAAGATGCTATGAGCAACTATGGTGCTTACATTTCGCATACGCCAGATAAAATTGGCTACCCACTGAATCTAGTCGAAGGCTATGCGATGTTCTATCTAATGAAAGACTTGAATGATGCCGGAGGCATTCAAGATTATGTTGACCGGAAGATAGAAAAAATTGCTGAGAAGATGACACCCGAGCAAATCGAGCAATCAAAAGTTTTCGCAAAACAGTGGAAAGACACTCACCCACCCCTCTCATTTTTCCCTGACAAACTAGGAGATTGACCGCAGCCCCAGCGGTTAGTCGCACAACACCCCGCTTGCATTAACCGGCAGCAAGTGAATCAGCCCGCGTAAATTCAGCTGTTCACCCCTGCCGTTTTCACTAGCCCATCAAACCGGCGCCTTCCAACTCAACATCTGCTGCTGCGCCACCTGCAGCAAATCATTGCCATCCTGCGTCAGCAGGTAAAGCGCATGGGTGATGTGTGGAATGTCTTGCACGTCGGCGTGTTTGAAGCACAGGCAATGCAGGGTTTCGAGCAGGTCAGCGGCGGCGCGGATGCGCTGGACGGCGGCTTCGAGGATGTCTTTCGGGTTGGCTTGGGTGTCGATGAGCAGGGTCGGGGTTTCGGTGACGTTGCTGCTGAGGGGGAGATAGCGGTTTTGTAGCAGTTTAATTATTGGCATTTTGATTACTCAACTGTATTAGAAGGTAACCGCCATAGCCGTGACCAAACGGTGGGAGGCGGCCGTGTACAGGCTTGGTCAACCGAGAACAGTTCAAACTCAGCTCGCCCGAAGGCGTCCTGCACACAGCCGCCACAGCAATGCACTTCACGGATCGTGAAATCCGAGCGATGCAAATGATGGCACATATGCAATGAACTTTTCTCAGGTGACCAAACCCGAACCACTGATTTTGCAGCGGCAACCGACAATAACCGCCCCGCTCCAGCCGCCGAAAGCAGACAAGGCACCAGCCTTTGTAGGAATTCGCCAAACATCCCGAAGAAAACCACCCCACTCCCTGACAGCCGGCGTTCAGCTTGGTTAACCATCCCTTAACGCCGTGGTCAAAAACTCTACTGAACCGCACGCCCTCAGCCGCTTTGGCTGTTGCCCAGTGCGGCAGGTTCGGCTGAATCGCGCCGAACGCTAGAACCGCCACTCGGGAGTCCTTTCATGAACATTCGTCCTTTATTGCTCACCGCCGCCCTCGCCTCCACCGCGTTTGCCGGGCTGGCACAGGCCAATGACACTTCCGCCACGTCCAAAGCCGTGCCGTATGAGTACGGCATGCCGCTGCATGTGGCCAAAGTGGTGTCGTTGACCGAGCCGCCAACGCAACTGTGCAAAGTGGTCACGGCCGATATGAAGTACATCGACAATGCCGGTAAGCCCGAGGAAATCAGCTACCGGAAATTGTCTGACGCGTGCAACTTCCAGAACTGACAGAAACGTCTGATTTGCGGGTTTGCGGTAGGCGTGGGGTGTTTCGGCGGTTATGCTCGGAGCCCTCCTCACTGCCGCAAGGATTCGCCATGCAGTTGTCGTTTCGCACGTTGTCGGGCTTCACGTGTTCGTTGTGTTTTTTGCTGGCACTGGCCTGGGGCATTTTCCCGGAGAGGCTGCTGGCGATCTGGAGCATCGAGTACTCCGACGCTGCCGGGTTTGTCGCGCGGCGCAGTGCGGTGCTGTTTGCGGCGTTGGGGGTGATGTTTTATCTGGTGCGCAATGCGCCGCCGTCGCTGGGGCGCAATGCGCTGAGCAACGGGTTTATCGTCGGTTGTTTTGGTTTGGCGGTGCTGGGCTTTGCGGAATGGCTCAACGGTCATGCCGGCCCCGGCATTTTGCTCGCGGTGCTGGTCGAGTTCGCGCTGGGCCTTGGTTTTGTGCAGGCCCGGCGCGTGACGGTCGAACTGGGTGAAACGGTGCGTTAGACGACTCTGGAGCGTGGGCTGTAGTGATGTTGCACAGTTTGCTGGTTCAGATCCGATCGCAGCCCGGCGATCAGTTCGTTGATTTCACGACAGCCATTGAGGTGGCTGGCGTCGATGCCACTGACCAGCAGATCGACTTGATCGGTCTGGTGATCGCCGAAAACCTTGACGGTCATCGACAAGTCCGGCGACAGCGTGCACTGGCAGCGTTTCGGCAGAAAACTGCTTTCAATGATATTGCGTAGTTCCAACGCAGACAGAAACATGGCGAAACCCTCTCCTTACTGTGAGATGCCAATCAAGTATTCACGCTGACCGTTGCTGCCCCTGCACGGGTGTGTCCCCGCTGTTTCCCTGGTGCGACAAGCGGTGGTACTGCGAAATGCCCATTGGAGTGTAGGCGCCCAAGGCCGGTGCGCCGCACTGAAAAGACGCATAAAGCGTGCCTTTCATCGGTTCATTTTCACCCTCATGAAATCAAGCACTTGGCGGCGGCGCCAGTATTTGGCTACTTGCAAATTGCAAGAATGGCCTCGGCGGGTACTGCAATTTGCAACTCGACGCTGGTTTGCAATCACGGCCCATGACGGTAAGAATGCCCGTTATCCACCCTACACCCGCACGGAGGCTTCCATGGGTTCTTTCCGCGTTTACGCGACCACCGGGCTGTTCATCGCCAGCCTGTCCACCCTCGCCCACGCCGCCAAACTTGAAGACGTCGCGCCGTACCCGAAGGCTGAAGCCGGGTTCACCCGCCAGGTCATTCACTTGCCCAAGCAAGAGCAGGAAGAGAACTTCCAGGTGGAAATCCTCGCCGGCAAAACTCTGGAAGTGGATTGCAACCGCCAGCGTTTGGGCGGTGTTCTCGATGAGAAGAATCTTGAAGGTTGGGGTTATCCGTTCTATCGCCTGGAAAAAGTCATTGGGCCGATGAGCACGATGATGGCCTGCCCGCCCGGCAGCCAGAAGAAGCGCGCGTTCGTGCCGGTCGTCGGTGACGGTTTCATGCTGCGGTACAACAGCAAGTTGCCGGTCGTGATATACGCGCCGTCGGACGTCGAAGTGCGCTATCGCATCTGGTCGGCCTCGGACAAAGTCGGTACCGCCCTGCAGGAATAACCCGAACAAGGAGTGCGTCGTTTGATTACCTGCCACGTCCGATATGTCATTGATCCCTACCAATTGCCCGAGTTCGAGGCCTATGCCAAGGCCTGGCTCGGCATCGTCGAGCGCTTGGGCGGCACTCATCACGGCTACTTTTTGCCGTCCGAGGGCGCGAGCAACATCGCTTATTGCCTGTTCAGTTTTCCGTCACTGGCGGATTACGAAAGCTATCGGCACATCGCGATGACCGATCCGGAAAGCACCGCACTGGTGGCCAGTCTGGTCGAGAAGAAGTTCATCGTCAGCTACGAGCGCAGCTTCCTGCGCCCTTTGCTGCCGTAAACCGCTTCACGCCGAGACGCCGTACACCGCGGCGCGCTCGGCGACGTGACGCAGGCTGTCAAAGTTGATATTGGCGCCCGAGTCGATTGCCACGAATGTCTGCTCGCGCACCCCGGTTTGCGCTACGTATTGCTTGATTCCCGCCACGGCCAAGGCGCCGGACGGTTCGGTGATCGAGCGGGTATCGTCGTAGATATTCTTGATCGCTGCGCAGAGGTCGTCATTGCTGACGGTGATCACTTCGTCGACGCAGAAACGGCAAACCTCAAACCCGAACGCACCGATCTGCGCTACTGCCACACCATCGGCGAACGTCCCCACATTGGGCAGCACGACACGCTGATCGGCTTCCAGCGCGGCCTTCAGACACGCTGAATGTTCCGATTCAACGCCGATGATCCGCACTTCCGGGCGCAGGTATTTGACGTACGCCGCGATGCCGGCGATCAGACCACCGCCGCCCACCGGGATGAAGATCGCATCCAGGGTACCTTGATGCTGGCGGAGGATTTCCATTGCCACGGTGCCCTGCCCCGCGATCACCTCCGGGTCATCGAACGGAGACACGAAGGTGCGCCCGCTCTGTTCCGCCAGTTGCAGCGCATGGGCCAGTGCGAACGGGAAACTCTCGCCGTGCAGCAACGCTTCAGCGCCGCGACTGCGCACACCCAGCACTTTCAGTTCCGGCGTTGTCGCCGGCATGACAATGGTCGCCGCAATCCCTAGCTCGCGAGCTGCCAGCGCCACGCCTTGCGCGTGATTGCCGGCCGATGCGGTGATTACCCCGCGCGCCTTTTGCTCGTCACTGAGTTGCACCAGTTTGTTGTAGGCGCCACGGATCTTGAAGGAGAACGTCGGTTGCAGGTCTTCACGCTTGAGCAGAATCCGGTTGCCCAGCGCATCCGACAGCGCCGGCGCCGCTTGCAAAGGCGTGCGCACCGCGAGGTCGTACACCGGCGCGGCGAGGATCTTTTTCACGTAGTGCTCAAGCAGGGTTTGCTGATCGTATGTGTAGCTCATGAACATCTCCTTGGCAGAATTCACACGGTCCCTGTAGGAGTTGCCGGAGGCTGCGAACTTTTGACTTTGGTTTTTCTAAATCAAAAACAAGATCAAAAGATCGCAGCCTTCGGCAGCTCCTACATGAGCCACATTTCAAAAACCCCGGAGACAGAAAGTAAAAACCCGCCTCTAGGGCGGGTTGGGTGCTGCAGTCGTGAGCTAGCCCGCCAAATGAGGAATGGCGGTAATAATCATTGGCTGGCAGCGCGATACAGTCGAAGTCATGGGCTGGAAATTAGCCTGCGCGCTACTGGCAAGTCAATGGCCAATTTTTGCCGGCGGCGTTAGTCTGGCGACTCTCTCATCACACCAAGGAAGGAATGCATGATGGCTATCGCCCTGCCCCTCACGGCTCTGCTCGCTTTTAGCGGTTACACCGTTTCGGTGATGCTCCAGGCTGAACAGTCATTGATCGACTTCGGCATCAGCCTGATGTCGCGGCCCGATACTGCGCAGGTGGTGATTGATCTGTATCTGCTGGCCACGCTGGCGGGTATCTGGATGGTCAAGGATGCCCGGTCGCGTGGGCAGTCGGTTTGGTCGGTGCTGCCGTATTTGTTGTTGACGGCGGTTTTCGTATCGGTTGGGCCGTTGTTGTATCTGGTGGTGCGCGGGGTTCGCGAACGCCGGAAATTGGTGGAAAAGTGCAATCAGATAGTATGAACACCTGAAACCCCTGTAGGAGTGAGCCTGCTCGCGATAGCGGAGTGTCAGCCAAAAATGAGGTGACTGACACTCCGCTATCGCGAGCAGGCTCACTCCTACACTGGAATGTCGTGGGATTCAGCCTTTTTTTACAGCGACGAACGCCGCCGTTTCATACGGCACTGTCACCACATCCCTGCCGCGTAACTCAGGCTCGGCGGCAATCAACGCACCAATCTGCTCATCAACCTTCGCCCGCTGCCCCTCCGGCAGCGCGGCGATGAAACTGGTCGAGCGCACGCGGTTGAAGATCACGTCTTCCGGCGAGCCGGTATGGCTGTGGTGAAACCGTTCAACCTGCAGAGGCGCGAACGCCGGGTGCGGAAACGCTGTGCGCCAGACGCCGGTGTAATAGCGTGGCGTGTCAGCCTCCAGCGCATTGACGATGGCGTCCAGTTTCGGCACCCAACTGACCTGGGTGTCGCGCAGATTCCAGATCAACCCCAACTGGCCACCGGGTTTGAGCACCCGGGCGATTTCGCTCAGTGCCTCGGTGCTGGCGAACCAGTGAAACGCTTGCGCGCAAATCACCACATCGACTGAGGCGTCCGGCAACGGCAGATCGGTCGCGGTGCCGCTCACGGCTAGCACGTCAGGCCAGGCGTCCGAGAGCTTTTCCAGCATTTGCGCCACCGGTTCAACGGCGATCACTTGCGCACCGGTCGCCACCAGACGTCCGGTGAACTTGCCGGTACCGGCGCCCAGATCGATCACGGTCTTGTGCCCATCCAGACCCAGTGTCGCGGTCAACCACTCACTGCCCTGCGGCGGATAGTCCGGCCGCCCTTTGACGTAAGTCTCGGCAGCGGTTTTATAACCGGCAGCGGCTGAATGATGGACGTGGTCGGTCATGGCAACGCTCCTTACGGCAAAACATCGGATCGACGGCAGACGCTGACGAGCATAGCGCTTGAATTTACGCTGAACTTGAACAGTCACTGATAAAGCAATGAATAAAAATTCACCCTGTGGTGTTCAAAGTGAAACATAAGCCCCTGTGGAGCCTTGCCCATGACTATCCGTTCCGTTATGTTCGCCGCCCCGTTGCTGCTGGTCGCGGCGATGTCCAGCCAGTTGGCCTTGGC contains these protein-coding regions:
- a CDS encoding class I SAM-dependent methyltransferase, with protein sequence MTDHVHHSAAAGYKTAAETYVKGRPDYPPQGSEWLTATLGLDGHKTVIDLGAGTGKFTGRLVATGAQVIAVEPVAQMLEKLSDAWPDVLAVSGTATDLPLPDASVDVVICAQAFHWFASTEALSEIARVLKPGGQLGLIWNLRDTQVSWVPKLDAIVNALEADTPRYYTGVWRTAFPHPAFAPLQVERFHHSHTGSPEDVIFNRVRSTSFIAALPEGQRAKVDEQIGALIAAEPELRGRDVVTVPYETAAFVAVKKG
- a CDS encoding sel1 repeat family protein; the encoded protein is MHQPLQLKTSIIARPSYFEPLKILTLSLAFACMLFSKHANSELSTQQQKSKSEGIKLYNQYKATSAIEFLKIAADGGDDEALYYLGESIRKNNRYLTQEAQKAYEESAKKGNIYSMIRLGGADQDLCVTMKNCSPSEQSPEGWMNEAKKLATDQASHGNAESMYLLWEITGNDEWLEKSAGKGFALAQFRLATKYQEGGGVFLLPSRRSDEIEKWMKASAENGYPPAMMGFAAARLEKADFSSFRTWNEKAADSGYVSAVFGYASYIGEVEPKYGFTSDPVTSYALLSNLLELDGGGNVTNNVNDVLPEVEKNLSKEQIGKAKELAKRGRPTTRLSRSSLTS
- a CDS encoding DUF1652 domain-containing protein is translated as MFLSALELRNIIESSFLPKRCQCTLSPDLSMTVKVFGDHQTDQVDLLVSGIDASHLNGCREINELIAGLRSDLNQQTVQHHYSPRSRVV
- a CDS encoding sel1 repeat family protein; the protein is MRLFRYFFVATFLISTTPAFASKSEREVSAGIALYNQLKFDAAFPSLEKEAQSGNVESQYYLGEALRKRNRYMTPEAQQWYETAAMNGSIYAMIQLGRAKNDLCAIMENCPPSKKTQAEWFVEAKKVTLPKANDGDPESLYLMYEITLDHKWLEKSANAGYPLAQYWMAVGDRQGEGFFLIPGKRDEAIRKWLKAASEGGNPKAMMEYIEILYKKGDLDGVRHWLQAAAETGDQKAISSYGSYIAHAPDQVGYPLDLVKGYALISLLKELDGGGAIQDFVQDTLEEIGSKMTPKQIESSKAVAEQWKTTHPPLSFFPEKLGR
- a CDS encoding sel1 repeat family protein, whose translation is MENHSPATLIFSGQARILTPVRPFRYFIIATFLTSATLTFASQPAHEVSAGIILYNQLKLDAAFPVLEKEAQAGNVESQYYLGEALRKRNRYMTPEAQHWYETAAMNGSIYAMIQLGRKNSDLCKIMDNCPASSKSPAQWFAYAKELALAKANSGDAESLFLMYEITLNDEWLEKSANAGYPLAQYWMAVSKRQGKGFFFIPGKRDESVRNWLRLSSEGGYPKAMNNYLEILYRDGDMQAVHHWLKIAAETGEQDAMSNYGAYISHTPDKIGYPLNLVEGYAMFYLMKDLNDAGGIQDYVDRKIEKIAEKMTPEQIEQSKVFAKQWKDTHPPLSFFPDKLGD
- a CDS encoding sel1 repeat family protein, which produces MHQPLQLKPSSTARQSYFEPLKILTLSLAFACILFSKHAHSELSTQQQKSKNEGIKLYNQYKAAEMQLRIAAEAGDAEAQFYLAEELRKKKRYSNKEEKKWYEASASQGDYYAMFKLATTSGDLCSVINQCPPGSKKPSEWLDLLIKTATPRAVSGDGEAMAILYNATAELKWLEKSAAAGYAPSQWLLANRYAEGEGTFLLPWKRKNAEEELLKSASESGYPPAMIEYISILFQRNDLESVRYWWEVAAKTGYQTAVASYGAYLSHTPDKVGYTIDLVKGYALVSLLKELDGGGNIQAYVDGKLPQIAEKMTPAQIEEAKKYAIEWKATHPPLSFFPEKIGF
- a CDS encoding DUF2790 domain-containing protein; translation: MNIRPLLLTAALASTAFAGLAQANDTSATSKAVPYEYGMPLHVAKVVSLTEPPTQLCKVVTADMKYIDNAGKPEEISYRKLSDACNFQN
- a CDS encoding DUF2834 domain-containing protein; this translates as MMAIALPLTALLAFSGYTVSVMLQAEQSLIDFGISLMSRPDTAQVVIDLYLLATLAGIWMVKDARSRGQSVWSVLPYLLLTAVFVSVGPLLYLVVRGVRERRKLVEKCNQIV
- a CDS encoding NIPSNAP family protein, producing MITCHVRYVIDPYQLPEFEAYAKAWLGIVERLGGTHHGYFLPSEGASNIAYCLFSFPSLADYESYRHIAMTDPESTALVASLVEKKFIVSYERSFLRPLLP
- the eco gene encoding serine protease inhibitor ecotin, whose protein sequence is MGSFRVYATTGLFIASLSTLAHAAKLEDVAPYPKAEAGFTRQVIHLPKQEQEENFQVEILAGKTLEVDCNRQRLGGVLDEKNLEGWGYPFYRLEKVIGPMSTMMACPPGSQKKRAFVPVVGDGFMLRYNSKLPVVIYAPSDVEVRYRIWSASDKVGTALQE